One Armatimonadota bacterium DNA segment encodes these proteins:
- a CDS encoding magnesium-dependent phosphatase-1: protein MPVRLVIFDCDRTLWDHPNVTALRLPVRRVDDLTVEDADGVRVRLRPGAREVLEGLRARGILVSVASWNRPEPVQAIFEALELSHYFTRPKVEHHPYKEQTIGRLLDELAADGLALRPEEVLFVDDRMMHLDRVRRALGPVRTALAGVEVTDLRDVLGYLD, encoded by the coding sequence ATGCCCGTTAGGCTGGTCATCTTCGACTGCGACCGAACCCTGTGGGACCATCCCAACGTGACGGCGCTGCGCCTGCCCGTCCGGCGGGTGGACGACCTCACGGTGGAAGACGCCGACGGCGTGCGGGTCCGGCTGCGCCCCGGCGCGCGGGAAGTCCTGGAGGGTCTGCGCGCGCGGGGGATCCTGGTCTCGGTGGCCAGCTGGAACCGGCCGGAGCCGGTGCAGGCCATCTTCGAGGCGCTGGAGCTGAGCCACTACTTCACCCGCCCCAAGGTCGAGCATCACCCCTACAAGGAGCAGACCATCGGCCGGCTGCTGGACGAGCTGGCCGCCGACGGTCTGGCCCTGCGACCTGAGGAGGTCCTGTTCGTGGACGACCGCATGATGCACCTGGACCGGGTCCGCCGCGCCCTGGGGCCGGTGCGCACGGCGCTGGCCGGGGTGGAGGTGACCGACCTGCGGGACGTGCTGGGATACCTGGACTGA